The following nucleotide sequence is from Nocardioides eburneiflavus.
CGCGACCGGACACAGACTTTCTCCTTCAACCGCTCGATGAGTGACGGTGGCCACCGCGTGGTGTGCCACAGGCTCTGTCAGAATCCCATGCGGACCTAGTGCGAGCGACGAAGGGGCAACCAGATGAGCGAGCGGCTGCGGCCGCGGGACCTGGCCATCCTGGCCGCCGAGTCCCCCACGACGCCCATGCACAACGCCACGGTGGAGATCTTCGACCCCGGCACGTCCGGCTTCGACCACGACCGGCTCGTGCAGCTGATCGCCGACCGGATCGCCTTCGTCCCGCGCTACCGCCAGCGCCTCCAGCTCGTCCCGGGGCGGCTGGCCAACCCGGCCTGGGTGGACGACGAGAACTTCGACCTCGGCTACCACGTACGCCGCTCGGCGCTGCCGCGTCCCGGCTCGATGGACCAGCTGCGCGAGCTCGTCGCCCGCATCGCGTCCCGCCCGCTCGACCGCAGCCGTCCGCTGTGGGAGTGCTACTTCGTCGAGGGCCTCGAGCACGGCCACGTCGCCCTGCTCGCCAAGAGCCACCAGATCCTCGTCGACGGCCGCGAGACCGTCGACATCGGCCAGGTGCTGCTCGACACCTCCGCCGACCGGTCCACGCTGGGCCACGACGACGACTGGCGGCCCCGGCGCACGGCCGGCCCGGTCGCGGCCGCGCTGAACGCGGTCACCGACAGCCTCGAGCGCCCGAGCACGGTCTGGATGACCACCCGCGCCAACGCCGAGGCGCTGGGCCGGCGCGCAACCGCCTCGAGCGCCCGGGTCGCCGAGGTCGCCCACGCGCTCTCGGGTCGAGGTCCGGTGCACTCCACGCCCGTGCACCGCAAGCTCTCGCAGCAGCGCCGCTTCGTCACCGTGCACACCGAGTTGGCCGACTACCGCGCGATCCGCGAGGTCCACGGCGGCACCGTCAACGACGTCATCCTCGCCACGCTCGCCGGCGGCCTTCGGGGCTGGCTGATGACGCGGGCGGAGTCGATGGCCGGGCTGAAGGCCATCAAGGCGTTCGTGCCGATGTCGGTCATCGACGACGAGCTCGAGGCGACCTCGCTCGGCAGCCAGGTCACCGGCCACCTGGTCAACCTGCCGATCAGCGAGCCCAGCCCGGTCGTACGCCTGCACCAGGTCAGCTACGACCTCAAGGCGCACCGCGACAACGGTCGCAACGTGTCGGCCCGGCGGCTCGCCGGCATCGCGGGCTTCGCGCCGACCACGTTCCACGCCCTGGGCTCCCGGCTCGCCGCAGCCGAGCTGCGCCACGGCTTCCATCTCTCGATCACCAACGTGCCGGGACCGCAGTTCCCGCTGTACGCCGACGGCGCGCGGATGCTGGAGTCCTACCCGGTCCACCCGCTGCTGCCCGACCACCCGCTCGCCATCGGGGTGACGTCCTACGACGGCGGCGTGTTCTACGGCATCACCGCCGACCGCGACGCCGTGCCCGACGCCGACACCATCGGCCAGTGCGTCCTGGAGTCGCTCGAGGAGCTGAAGGACTCCGCGTCCGACACCCGGCCGCGCGCCCCGCGCGGTCGCAAGGGCGCAGGGACCCGGGCCAGGACCCAGAAGGCAGGCCGCAGGTGACCCGGCGCTACGTCCCGTCCACACTGCCCCGTCTGGCCGACGACTGGGAGGCCGACGGCCCGCGGCTGGTGGACGTCGACGTCGTCGTCGCTGCCGACGACGGCGAGGAGAGCGAGTACGACGCGCTGATGACAGCCGCGGACGCCTCCGCCGCGCTCGTGGCCGGGCTCCCGGACGGCCGGCGGCGCCGGGTCGTCGTGGTCGTCGAGACGGCCGACGTCGCCGTGCCCGCGACGTGGCGCGACGTGGTCGCGGTGCACGTGGACAGCGACGACGACACGGACCCCGACGAGGACCTCGCGTGGTGGGCGACGCAGGAGGTCGCCGACCTCCTCGCCTCCCCCTGACCGCTGCTTTGAGGCCCGCGGCCGTCTCTGACACGATCAGTCGCATGGACGCGATCACCTTTCCTCCGGCTCCCACCAACGAGCCGAACCTGACCTACGCCCCCGGCAGCCCGGAGCGGGAGACCCTCGTCGCCGAGCTGGCCCGGCTGGAGAAGAAGCAGCAGTCGTTCCGGGCCGTGATCGGCGGCAAGCGACGCAACGGCGGTGGCGCGGAGATCAAGGTCGTCCAGCCCCACGACCACGCGCACGTGCTCGGCACGCTGAAGAACTCGACGACCAAGGACGCCGAGGCCGCGGTCAAGGCCGCCAACGACGCCGCGCCTGCGTGGCGGGCGATGCCGTTCGACGAGCGCTGCGCGATCCTCCTCAAGGCCGCCGACCTGCTGGCCGGTCCGTGGCGCCAGACCCTCAACGCCGCGACGATGCTCGGGCAGTCCAAGACGGCGTTCCAGGCCGAGATCGACGCGGCGTGCGAGCTGATCGACTTCTGGCGGTTCAACGTCCACTACGCCAAGCAGATCCTCACCGACCAGCCGATCGCCAACAGCCCCGGCATCTGGAACCGCACCGACCACCGCCCGCTCGAGGGCTTCGTCTACGCGATCACGCCGTTCAACTTCACCGCGATCGCCGGCAACCTGCCCACCGCGCCCGCGCTGATGGGCAACACCGTGATCTGGAAGCCGTCCCCGACCCAGCAGCTGGCAGCGTCGCTGACGATGGAGCTGCTCGAGGAGGCCGGGATGCCGCCCGGCGTCATCAACATGCTGCCCGGCGACGGACTCGACGTCTCGAAGGTCGCCCTGGCGCACCGCGACCTCGCCGGCATCCACTTCACCGGGTCGACCCCGACCTTCCAGCGCCTGTGGCGCACGGTCGGGGAGAACATCTCCGGCTACCGCTCCTACCCGCGCATCGTGGGCGAGACCGGCGGCAAGGACTTCATCGTCGCCCACCCGAGCGCCGACCCCGACGTGCTGCGCGTGGCGATGATCCGCGGTGCCTTCGAGTTCCAGGGCCAGAAGTGCTCGGCCGCCTCCCGGGCCTACGTCCCGCGCTCGGTGTGGAACAAGATCAAGGACCAGCTGATCGCCGACACCGAGGCACTCGCCATGGGCGACGTGACCGACCTGACCAACTTCATGGGCGCCGTCATCGACGACCGCGCGTTCGCCAAGCACAAGGCCGCGATCGCCCGGGCCAAGCGCCAGAAGCACCTCACGGTCCTCGCCGGCGGGCAGGTCGACGACTCGGTCGGCTATTTCGTCCGTCCCACCATCGTGGAGTCGACCGACCCGACCGACCAGATGTTCTCCGACGAGTACTTCGGCCCGATCCTCGCGGTCCACGTCTACGACGACGACCGCTTCGAGAGGGTCGTCGAGCAGATGGAGTCGTTCGCCCCGTACGCCCTGACCGGCGCGATCATCGCCCAGGACCGTGCTGCCATCGCGTGGGCCCGCAAGGCCCTGCGCTTCGCGGCCGGCAACTTCTACATCAACGACAAGCCCACCGGCGCCGTCGTCGGCCAGCAGCCCTTCGGCGGTGGCCGCGCGTCGGGCACCAACGACAAGGCGGGCGCCGCGGTCAACCTGCTGCGCTGGACGTCGCCGCGCTCGATCAAGGAGACGTTCGTCCCGCCCACGGACCACCGCTACCCGCACCAGGGCTGACGGACCGCCCCGGCAGCACGTGGGGGAGGATGTGGGGTGTGAGCGCCCCCGTCCTCCCCCTCGTCACGTCGTGGCACCTGGGCGCGCTGCACCCCTTCGAGCAGGCGCTGACCCTGCTGCTCGCCTTCGGGCCGTTCGTCGTGCTCGGGCTCGTGGTGCGGCGGCGCAGGCGCGAGGACGATCGTGAGGCCCGCGAGGACGAGCGCGTCCCTCAGGGCGACTGAGCGACACGCTGGGCCTCGAGCCCGTCGAGCAGCAGGTCCAGGGTGAACTCGAACTCCGCCCGGCTGTCGCACCACCCGAGGACGTCGCCGTCGGCGGCGTGGAGCTCCGCCGCGACCATGGCCGTGACGTGGGGGAGTGCGTGCGCCATCGCTGCGAGCTCGTCGGCCGAGGCGTCCTCGTCCCCCTCGGCGCCCGGCGCGAACAGCTCCTGCACGAAGCCGAGCACCATGCTGCCCAGCGCGTGCAGCGCGCGGTGCCCCAGGTGGTAGGAGAACCCGGCCTCGATCATCGCCGCCAGCACTGCCTCGAAGTGGGCGAACACCGACGGCGGGACGGACGTCCGGGTCAGCAGCACCGCCGGACCCCACGGGTGTCGCTCCATCACCTCGCGTGCCGCCAGGCACCGCCGTCGTACGCCGTCGCGCCACTCCTCTCCGGCGGGGAGGTCCGAGGTGGCCTCCGCGACCTCGGCCATCAGACGCTCCACGAGCCCGTCGAGCAGCGCCTCCTTGCCGCGCAGGTGGTGGTAGAGCGACATCGCCTCGACCCCGAGGTCGTCGGCGAGTGCCCGCATCGTGAGGCCGTCGAGGCCGGAGGCGTCGGCCCGGGCGACAGCGGCGAGGAGCACGCGCTCGCGGCTGAGGGTCGGGGGTCTGCCGCGAGCTGCCACGTGGTCTCCGGTCTCGTCGTCGGGGCGGGTCCGACCCGGCCCAGGGTGTTGCGCCCGGCGGGCGTACGTGCTTTTCTTACCACGTAAGAAATTCTTACTGCGTAAGAAAATGGAGCGCCATGTCCACCGCCCACGCCACCGCCCAGCCTTCGAGCCGCCCGAAGGCTCCGTCCGCCCTCGACCACGCCTCGGCGCGTACGACGGGCGCGTTCTACCTGGCGCTCGCCGTGGCCGGCGGCCTCGGCTTCCTCGTCGTACGCCCGATGCTGGCCGACGCGGACCCGCTGACGACCCTCACCCAGCTGCGTGAGCGGGAGATACTGGCGCGGACCCTGATCGGGCTCGAGATGGCCCTCGTGGCCTTCCAGGTCCTTGCCGCCCTGTGGTTCTTCCGGCTGTTCCGCGCAGTGGACGCCTTCGCGGCGGGCGCGATCGCCGTCCTCGGCGTGCTCAACGCAGTGGCGATCATGGGCAGCGCGGCCGCGACCGCGACGTCGCTCGAGGCAGCACTCGGCACCGCCGGCGGGGACGCCGGGTCGCCGCAGCTGCTGCTCGCGCTCAGCGAGCACTTCTGGGGCGTGGGCAACCTGTTCTTCGGCCTGTGGCTGGTGCCGATGGGCGTGTGCGTCCTGCGCTCGGGGACGATGCCGCGCCTGCTGGGGCGGTTGCTCGTGGTCGGCGGCGCGGGCTACGTGCTCAGCGGCTTCGTCACCTACCTGTGGCCCGACGCCTCCGTCGTGCCGGAGCTCCTCGTCGTGCCCGCAACCGTCGGCGAGGTGTGGATCCTCGGCTACCTGCTCGTCCGGGGCGCCGGACGCGTCAGCGGCTGAGCCACTCCACGCCGACGCGGTGCTCGATGTCGAGCGCCTCGGAGAACAGCCCGGCGATGAGGCCCTCGATCTTCCCGCCGACGAGCGGGATGCGGACAGTGAGGTCGAGGTCGACGACCTCGGTGGTCGTCCCCCCGGACTCCACGAGCCGCATCGTGCCGACCGCCTCGCCGGGCTTGCCGGGGATGGCGAGCTCGACGTCGCAGGAGGTGGGGGAGGTCCACGTCTCGCGCTGCACGATGGTGATCTCGTCGCCGACGAACTTCCTGGCGAAGGACGGCAGGTCGTCGCCGGAGCGCACCTGCTCGATGGTCACCAGGTCGCCGTCGATGCTGGCGGAGCCCCGCAGCACCTTCTGACGCTCGAGCACCTCCTCGCGGAACGCGACGTCGTCGAGCATGGCGGCCACGGCCTCTGCCGGGGCGTCGTACGTCATCTGCTTCGCGAGCTTCGTGCTCATGGTGACCACCGCATCCTGTGTCGTCGTCGTGCATCGGCGAGGACCCGGACGGCGGTCCGGACCAGGGGCCCATCATCGCCCAGGACCGGGCCTGGCGCGCCAGCAGGACCCCGTGTCGCGGTGGTCACACATGGGTCTAGGGTCGGAGCGTGGCGACGCCTGACGACACCAAGGACCGACAGCTCGACGCAGCGACGGAGGCCCGTCCCGAGTGGGGAGACCTGCTGCGCGCCTACTACCGGCACGTGGCACCGGAGGACATGGCCGAGCGGTCCCCGGAGGACCTGCTCGGCGCCGTGGCATCGCATCGCGAGCTCGCGTCGTCGCGCCCGCAGGGCACGGCCGTCGTACGGGTCGTGACGCCCACGATCGCCGACGCCGGCTGGTCGGCATCGGGACGCTCCGTGGTCGAGGTCGTCACCGACGACATGCCCTTCCTCGTCGACTCGGTGACCATGGAGCTCAACCGCCTCGGCCACACTGTGCACGCCGTGATCCACCCGCAGTTCCACGTCGAGCGCGACATCACCGGCGAGCTCCAGCACGTCCACGCCCAGGAGCCGCAGGCCGGCTCCCGCGACGGTGCCGAGTCGTGGATGCACGTCGAGGTCGACCGCACCGACGACGACGAGGACGCCGAGATCACCGAGGGCCTGCAGCGGGTGCTGCGGGACGTGCGCGAGTCCGTCGAGGACTGGCAGAAGATGCACGCCCAGGCGCTCGCGGTGGTCGCCGAGCTCGACCAGGACCCGCCGCCGCTGCCGGCCGAGGAGCTGCGGCAGGGCCGCGACTTCCTCACCTGGCTCGCCGACGACCACTTCACGTTCCTCGGCTACCGCGAGTACCTGCTCGAGGCGGAGGTGGGCGCCCCGGAGGAGTGCGGGCTGCGTGCGGTCCCCGGCTCCGGCCTCGGCATCCTGCGCCACGACCAGGACCTGTCGGCCTCGTTCGCCAAGCTGCCGCCGCTCGTCAAGACCAAGGCCCGTGAGAAGAAGCTCCTCGTGCTGGCCAAGGCCAACTCGCGCGCCACGGTGCACCGCCCGGCCTACCTCGACTACGTCGGGGTGAAGACATTCGGGCCCGACGGCGAGGTCGTCGGCGAGCGCCGGTTCCTCGGCCTGTTCTCCAGCGCCGCCTACACCGAGTCCGTGACCCGCATCCCGGTGCTGCGGGAGAAGGTCACCGAGGTGATGCGCCACGCCGGGTTCGACCCGCGCAGCCACGCCGGCAAGGCCCTCATGGACACGCTGGAGAACTATCCCCGCGACGAGCTGTTCCACACCTCGCCCGACGAGCTCGCCCCGGTCGCGCAGGACGTGATGAGCGCCCGCGAGCGGCGCCAGCTTCGCGCGTTCGTGCGCCGCGACACCTACGGCCGCTACGTCTCGGTCCTCGTCTACCTGCCCCGCGATCGCTACAGCACCGCCGTGCGCGAGCGGTTCTCCGACATCCTGCGCGACCGGCTCGGTGGCGAGCACGTCGAGTTCACCGCCCGGGTCAACGAGTCCACGACCGCCAGCGTGCACTTCGTGGTGCACCCGCCCAAGGGCGAGCAGGTCCCCGACATCGACGTCCCCGACCTCGAGCGCCGCCTGATGGAGGCGTCCCGCTCCTGGCGCGACGACTTCATGGCCGCGGTCGTCAGCGAGTACGGCGTGGACCGCGGCTCGCAGCTGGCGCGCGCGTGGGCCGACGCCTTCCCGGAGGCCTACAAGGAGGACTTCGACCCCTCGCGCGGATCGGCCGACCTCGGCCGGATCGAGGCGATCGAGGGCGACGAGGGCATCGACCTCGCTCTCTTCGACCAGGACGAGCAGACCTACCGCCGGGGCGAGTCGCGGCTCAAGGTGTTCCGGGTCGGGGAGCCGCTGTCGTTGAGCGCGGTGCTCCCGATGCTCACGTCGATGGGTGTCGAGGTCGTCGACGAGCGCCCCTACGAGCTCGCCGGCCTGGGCCGGCCGACCTACATCTACGAGTTCGGCCTGCGGCACGGCCGGGCGCTGTCGTCCCGGGAGCGGACCCTGTTCGCCGAGGCGCTGCGGGCGGTGTGGGACGGCTACAACGAGATCGACGGCTTCAACCAGCTCGTGCTCGCCGCGGGCCTCACCTGGCGGCAGGCGACGGTGCTGCGGGCGTACGCCAAGTACGCCCGCCAGGGCGGCTCGCCGTTCGCGCTCGACTACATCGAGGAGGCGCTGCGCAGCAACGTCGACATCACCCGGCTGCTCGTCGAGCTGTTCGAGTCGCGCTTCGACCCCGGTCGCGGCGACCGCACGCTCGAGCACGATGCGGAGGCCCGCGTGGCCAAGGTCGAGGCCATCGAGGAGCGGCTCGCACGCGCCCTCGACGAGGTGGTCAGCCTCGACCACGACCGCATCCTGCGCTCCTACCGCACGCTGGTCCGGGCGACGCTGCGCACCAACTTCTTCCAGAAACGCACCTCTGACGACGAGCTGCACCCCGCGGAGCCGTATCACAACTACATCTCCTTCAAGCTCGAGCCGTCGGCGATCCCCGACCTGCCCGAGCCGCGCCCGCGCTTCGAGATCTTCGTCTACAGCCCGCGCGTCGAGGGCTCGCACCTCCGCTTCGGCGCCGTCGCGCGTGGCGGCCTGCGCTGGTCGGACCGGCGCGACGACTTCCGCACCGAGGTGCTCGGCCTGGTCAAGGCACAGATGGTCAAGAACACCGTCATCGTGCCGGTCGGCGCGAAGGGCGCCTTCTTCTGCAAGCAGCTGCCCGACCCCTCCGACCGTGACGCGTGGCTGGCCGAGGGCGTGGCCTGCTACAAGACCTTCATCTCCGGCCTGCTCGACATCACCGACAACCTCGTCGGCGGCGAGAACGTGCCTCCGCGCGACGTCGTGCGCCACGACGGCGACGACTCCTACCTCGTGGTGGCGGCCGACAAGGGCACGGCGACCTTCAGCGACATCGCCAACGGCGTGGCGAAGGACTACGGCTTCTGGCTCGGCGACGCCTTCGCCTCCGGCGGCTCGGTGGGCTACGACCACAAGGCGATGGGCATCACCGCCAAGGGCGCCTGGGTCTCGGTGCAGCGGCACTTCCGCGAGATGGGCGTCGACTGCCAGACCGAGGACTTCACCGCGGTCGGCATCGGAGACATGTCCGGCGACGTCTTCGGCAACGGCATGCTCTGCTCGGAGCACACCCGGCTGGTGGCGGCCTTCGACCACCGCGACATCTTCATCGACCCCGACCCCGACGCGGCCTCCTCGTACGCCGAGCGGCGCCGGCTCTTCGACCTGCCGAGGTCGAGCTGGAAGGACTACGACTCCTCGCTGATCTCCGAGGGCGGCGGCGTCTGGTCGCGTGCGGCCAAGTCGATCCCGGTGTCGGCGCAGGCCCGCGAGGCGCTCGGGCTGCCCGCCGACGTCACCGCGATGACGCCTGCCGAGCTGATGAAGGCGATCCTGCTCGCCCCGGTCGACCTGCTCTGGAACGGTGGCATCGGCACCTACGTGAAGTCGTCGGAGGAGACCAACGCCGACGCCGGTGACAAGGCCAACGACGCGATCCGGGTCAACGGCCAGGACCTGCGCGCCCGGTGCATCGGCGAGGGCGGCAACCTCGGCTTCACCCAGCTCGGTCGCGTGGAGTACGCCCGCCTCGGCGTCAACGGCGACGGCGGCCGGATGAACACCGACTTCATCGACAACTCCGCCGGCGTCGACACCTCGGACCACGAGGTCAACATCAAGATCCTCCTCGACCGGGTCGTCCGCTCTGGGGAGATGGACGAGGGCGCCCGCAACGAGCTGCTCGCCGAGATGACCGACGAGGTGGGCCAGCTGGTGCTGCGCGACAACTACGAACAGAACCTCGCGCTCGCCAACGCCGAGGCGCACGCCCCGTCACTGCTTCACGTCCACGAGGACTGGATGCGCGCGCTCGAGCGCCGCGGGGTGCTCAACCGCGAGCTCGAGGGCCTGCCGTCGACACGCCAGGTCAAGCGCCGCCTCGAGCGCAAGCAGGCCCTGTCGGCGCCCGAGCTGTCGGTGCTGATGGCGTGGACCAAGATCGTCCTCGCCGACGAGCTCATCGACTCCGACCTGCCCGACGACCCCTACCTGCGCGATGACCTGCTGGCCTACTTCCCCAGCCGCATGAAGCCCGACCTCGAGGCGGCCATCGAGGACCACCCGCTGCGCCGCGAGATCATCGTGACCCAGGTCGTCAACGACCTCGTCAACGGCGCCGGCATGACGTTCTGGCCGCGGCTGCAGGGTGAGACCGGGGCCAGCCCCGCCGAGCTGACCCGAGCCAACTTCGTCGCCCGCGAGATCTTCGGGTCGCTGCCGATGCGCCAGGAGATCGCGGCGCTGGACAACCAGGTGCCCGCCGAGCGCCAGACGCGGATGCGGATCGAGATGCGTACGCTCGTCGAGCGCGCGTCGCGGTGGCTGGTCACCAACCGCCGCCCTCCGCTCGACTCCCGCGCGACGGTCGACTTCTTCCGCGGTCCCGTGCAGGCCGTGATGGCCGAGCTGCCGAGCATCATGAGCGGCCGGGAGCTCGAGGACTTCAAGGCCCGCGAGAAGCGCCTGACCGACCAGGGGGTTCCCGACGACCTCGCCTCGCGGGTCGCCGTGCTGGCGTCGGCCTACGCGCTGCTCGGCATCGTCGAGACCGCCGACCGGCTCGGGCTCGACCCGGTCGAGGTGGCACGCGTCCACTTCGCGCTGGGGGAGCGGCTCGGGCTGCCGGCGCTGGTCGAGCGGATCTTCGCGCTGCCGCGCGACGACCGCTGGCAGACGATGGCCCGGGCAGCGGTGCGCGACGACCTCTACGCCGTGCACCAGCAGCTGACCGCCCAGGTGCTGGAGTCCACCAGCGCGGACGACACGGCGCCCGCCCGGGTGGCCGAGTGGGAGAACGCCGACGAGGAGCTCATCGGCCGCGCGGCCGCGACGCTGGAGGAGATCTGCCGCGAGGACACCGCGGAGCTGGCGCGCCTCTCGGTCGGCCTGCGTGTCGTCCGCGGCCTGCTGTCCTGACCTGCGCAGGTCAGAACAGCAGGACCGCGGCGACCACGCCGGCCGCGACGACGGCCCAGCGGAACACCGCGTCAGGGAGCTTGCGACCGATCCGCGCGCCGACGTAGCCGCCGACCAGCGAGCCTGCGGCGAGCAGTGCGGCGACCTCCCAGCGCGGGTCGGCGACGACCACGAAGACGAGGCCGGCGACGATGTTGCCGACCATCAGGGACAGCGTCTTGAGGCCGTTGACGACGCGCAGCTCGAGGTCGGTCCCGATGCCGAGGACGGCGACCATCATGACCCCGGCGCCGGCCCCGAAGTAGCCGCCGTACACGCCCGTGAGGGTGGCGAAGAGCGTGGTCGCGGGCGACATGTGCCGCCGCTCGGCGAGCTGCTCGCCGTGCATCTGCTCGTGGCGGGCGCGCAGCCAGCGCGCGATGCGCGGCTGGACGCCGACGAGCAGGCAGGTGAACAGGATGAGGAACGGGACGATCGCCTCGAAGACGCCCGGCGGCAGGCCGAGCAGCAGCGCTGCGCCGATGAGCCCGCCCAGCGCGCAGACCGCGACGATCACCAGCGCGATCCGGCCCGCCTCCCGCACCTCCCGGCGGTAGCCGACCACGCCGCCGAGGCCGCCGGGGATCAGGCCGAGCGTGTTCGACACGTTGGCCACGACGGGCGGCAGGCCCAGTGCGACCAGCACGGGGAAGCTGAGCAGCGAGGCCACGCCGACGGTCGAGGACAGCACGCCGGCGCCGAGCCCGGTGGCCAGCACCAGGACGGCCTCCGGCCCGCTCACACCACCTCGTCGGGGAGCATGGTGGAGGTGTGCATGGCCAAGGTTCTCATTCGCCCAGGCGTCGGTGTCAGGTGGTCCGACCCGCCGATCTCGACAATGAAATTGACGCCTTCGGGTGAACCTCTGCCATGGCCCGTACGCCCGCCTCCACGCAGGGTGTTCGCATGAGCAACGGACCTCTCTCCGACCTCCTCGTCGTCGACCTGACCCGTGCCCTCGCCGGGCCGCACGCCACCCAGATGCTGGGCGACCTCGGTGCCCGCGTGATCAAGGTGGAGGCGCCCGGCAGCGGCGACGACACCCGTGGCTGGGGCCCGCCGTTCGTCGGTGAGCCCGACGAGCGGCAGTCGACCTACTTCCTCTGCACCAACCGCAACAAGGAGTCGATCGCCCTCGACCTCAAGGACGCGTCGGACAAGGACGTGCTGGTCGGCCTCGTCGAGCGCGCCGACGTGCTGGTGGAGAACTTCCGCACCGGCGTCCTCGAGCGCCTCGGCCTCGGGATCGAGGAGCTGATGCGCCGCAACCCGCGCCTCGTCGTCCTCTCGATCACCGGCTTCGGCCACGACGGCCCCGAGGGTGGTCGCGCCGGCTACGACCAGATCGCGCAGGGCGAGGCGGGCCTGATGTCCCTCACCGGCTCCGGCCCCGACGACCCGCAGCGCGTCGGCGTACCGATCGCGGACCTGCTGTCCGGGATGTACGGCGCCTACGGCGTGCTCGCCGCGCTGCACGAGCGCGAGCGGACTGGCAGGGGCACCGTCGTGCGTACGTCGTTGCTGGCGTCGGTCGTCGGCGTGCACGCCTTCCAGGGCACCCGGTGGACCGTGGCCGGCGAGGTCGGCCGCGCCCAGGGCAACCACCACCCCTCGATCGCGCCCTACGGGCTGTTCCACTGCCGCGACGGCGCCGTGCAGATCGCGCTCGGCAGCGAGGGGCTGTGGAAGAAGTTCTGCGCGGGCTTCGGTCTCGACCCCGACGCCGAGGGCCTGGCCACCAACGGCGAGCGCGTCGGTCGGCGCGAGCAGGTGATCGAGGTCGTCGAGCAGGCCTTCGCCGACTGGGATGCCGAGCCGCTGCTGGCCCGCCTCGCCGAGATCGGGATCCCGGCCGGCAAGGTCCGGACCCTCGACGAGGTCTACGAGTGGGACCAGGTCGCCAGCCAGGGCCTGCTCGTCGACGTGGAGCACCCGACGCTGGGCGGCATCACGCTTCCCGGCCCGCCGCTGCGGTTCTTCGACGCCGAGGGCGCGGAGGTCACCCGGCGCGACCACGTCGCGCCGCCGCTGCTCGACCAGCACGCCGACGAGATCCGGGCCTGGATCGGGGGCGGGGGCGCGTGAGGCAGGGGACGGCTGCGCGGCGCTGGACCGCCCACGAGCTGCTCGACCTGGTCCTCGACGAGGGCACCTTCACCTCGTGGGACGAGCCCGTCGACCTGTCCTGGGCCGACGCGGGCTACCGCGCCGAGCTCGCGGCTGCCGCAGCGAAGGCGGGCACCGACGAGTCCGTGCTGACCGGCCGCGGCGAGGTCCGCGGCCGGCCCGTGGCGGTCGTGGTCAACGAGTTCCAGTTCCTCGCCGGCTCGATCGGTCGTGCCGCCGCCGACCGCATCACCGCCGCCGTGCGCCGCGCCACCGAGGAGGGCCTGCCCCTGCTCGCCAGCACCGCGTCGGGCGGCACGCGGATGCAGGAGGGCACGCCCGCCTTCGTGCGGATGGTCGACATCTCCCGCGCGCTCATGGACCACCGCGCCGCCGGGCTGCCCTACCTCGTGCACCTGCGCCACCCCACCACCGGCGGCGTGTACGCCTCCTGGGGCTCGCTCGGCCACGTCACCGTCGCCGAGCCGGGCGCCCTCGTCGGGTTCCTCGGGCCGAAGGTCTACGAGGGGCTCAACGGCCGGCCCTTCCGGCCCGGAGTCCAGGTCGCGGAGAACCTCGCTGCAGCCGGCGTCATCGACGGCGTCGTCGCCGCGGAGGACCTGCCGGAGATGGTCGACCAGGCCCTCGCCGTGCTGGTGGACGCGCCCGGTCCGGGCCGCCTGTCCGTCCGCGCGAAGCGCCTGCTCGGCGACCACGCCGCCTGGGACAGCGTCGAGCGCACCCGGCGTACGGATCGCGCCGGGGTGCGCGACCTGCTCGCCCACGGCGCCTCCGGCACGCTCCAGCTGCGCGGCACCGAGAAGGGCGAGCGCGACTCCACCGTCCTGGTCGCCCTGACC
It contains:
- a CDS encoding wax ester/triacylglycerol synthase family O-acyltransferase, which codes for MSERLRPRDLAILAAESPTTPMHNATVEIFDPGTSGFDHDRLVQLIADRIAFVPRYRQRLQLVPGRLANPAWVDDENFDLGYHVRRSALPRPGSMDQLRELVARIASRPLDRSRPLWECYFVEGLEHGHVALLAKSHQILVDGRETVDIGQVLLDTSADRSTLGHDDDWRPRRTAGPVAAALNAVTDSLERPSTVWMTTRANAEALGRRATASSARVAEVAHALSGRGPVHSTPVHRKLSQQRRFVTVHTELADYRAIREVHGGTVNDVILATLAGGLRGWLMTRAESMAGLKAIKAFVPMSVIDDELEATSLGSQVTGHLVNLPISEPSPVVRLHQVSYDLKAHRDNGRNVSARRLAGIAGFAPTTFHALGSRLAAAELRHGFHLSITNVPGPQFPLYADGARMLESYPVHPLLPDHPLAIGVTSYDGGVFYGITADRDAVPDADTIGQCVLESLEELKDSASDTRPRAPRGRKGAGTRARTQKAGRR
- a CDS encoding DUF6912 family protein, giving the protein MTRRYVPSTLPRLADDWEADGPRLVDVDVVVAADDGEESEYDALMTAADASAALVAGLPDGRRRRVVVVVETADVAVPATWRDVVAVHVDSDDDTDPDEDLAWWATQEVADLLASP
- the pruA gene encoding L-glutamate gamma-semialdehyde dehydrogenase, with translation MDAITFPPAPTNEPNLTYAPGSPERETLVAELARLEKKQQSFRAVIGGKRRNGGGAEIKVVQPHDHAHVLGTLKNSTTKDAEAAVKAANDAAPAWRAMPFDERCAILLKAADLLAGPWRQTLNAATMLGQSKTAFQAEIDAACELIDFWRFNVHYAKQILTDQPIANSPGIWNRTDHRPLEGFVYAITPFNFTAIAGNLPTAPALMGNTVIWKPSPTQQLAASLTMELLEEAGMPPGVINMLPGDGLDVSKVALAHRDLAGIHFTGSTPTFQRLWRTVGENISGYRSYPRIVGETGGKDFIVAHPSADPDVLRVAMIRGAFEFQGQKCSAASRAYVPRSVWNKIKDQLIADTEALAMGDVTDLTNFMGAVIDDRAFAKHKAAIARAKRQKHLTVLAGGQVDDSVGYFVRPTIVESTDPTDQMFSDEYFGPILAVHVYDDDRFERVVEQMESFAPYALTGAIIAQDRAAIAWARKALRFAAGNFYINDKPTGAVVGQQPFGGGRASGTNDKAGAAVNLLRWTSPRSIKETFVPPTDHRYPHQG
- a CDS encoding TetR/AcrR family transcriptional regulator C-terminal domain-containing protein, translated to MLLAAVARADASGLDGLTMRALADDLGVEAMSLYHHLRGKEALLDGLVERLMAEVAEATSDLPAGEEWRDGVRRRCLAAREVMERHPWGPAVLLTRTSVPPSVFAHFEAVLAAMIEAGFSYHLGHRALHALGSMVLGFVQELFAPGAEGDEDASADELAAMAHALPHVTAMVAAELHAADGDVLGWCDSRAEFEFTLDLLLDGLEAQRVAQSP
- a CDS encoding DUF4386 domain-containing protein, whose product is MSTAHATAQPSSRPKAPSALDHASARTTGAFYLALAVAGGLGFLVVRPMLADADPLTTLTQLREREILARTLIGLEMALVAFQVLAALWFFRLFRAVDAFAAGAIAVLGVLNAVAIMGSAAATATSLEAALGTAGGDAGSPQLLLALSEHFWGVGNLFFGLWLVPMGVCVLRSGTMPRLLGRLLVVGGAGYVLSGFVTYLWPDASVVPELLVVPATVGEVWILGYLLVRGAGRVSG
- a CDS encoding DUF2505 domain-containing protein encodes the protein MSTKLAKQMTYDAPAEAVAAMLDDVAFREEVLERQKVLRGSASIDGDLVTIEQVRSGDDLPSFARKFVGDEITIVQRETWTSPTSCDVELAIPGKPGEAVGTMRLVESGGTTTEVVDLDLTVRIPLVGGKIEGLIAGLFSEALDIEHRVGVEWLSR